The DNA segment GATCAACAGGCTCCTGATTCACTCTGCCAATTCCAAACGAGATGGTACGTGCGATTTCATCCATAATTTTAGGGATGTGCCGTTTGATCTCTTTGTATGTACAATTTGTACGAACCGCTTTGTTGCCACAAGCAATATCATACCCTACTCCTGAAGGGGATATTTGACCATCGTACACCATGACTCCACCTACAGGCTGACTATATCCCTTGTGATGATCGGCCATTAATAAACTTTGTACAACATTCCCGTGACTCGCACAAAGAACCGCTTGTTCAACCGCGCTATCTAATGGGCGCCCCCAGACTCGGACGGATTTTATCTCTTGATACATACGTTCACCTCTATCTAATCTTTTACATATCATACGTTTTTTTAAGAAGAAGATAAAGAGGATCTCACAAAAAAATCCAGCAGCAGCCACAATGTGCCTTTGCTGGATTTAAGCTCTTATCGATTCGTAATTGTTTCTGGATACAAATCATGATTCATCATACGGTAGTTTGCCATCTCTTCAAACTTAGTTCCAGGCTTACCATAATTACAATATGGATCAATACTAATCCCACCACGTGGGGTAAATTTACCCCATACCTCAATGTAACGCGGATCCATTAGCTCTATCAGATCGTTCATGATTTTGTTCATGCAGTCCTCATGGAAATCTCCGTGATTTCTAAAGCTAAATAAATACAGCTTTAACGATTTACTTTCTACCATTTTCACATCTGGTACATAACTAATGTAGATTGCTGCGAAATCAGGCTGACCCGTAATGGGGCATAGAGAAGTAAATTCAGGGCAGTTAAATTTCACAAAGTAGTCTCGATTTGGGTGTTGGTTTTCAAAGACTTCAAGGATCCCTGGATTGTATTCTACCTCATATTTTGTGCCTTGGTTCCCAAGTAATGTGACACCTTCAAGCTCTTCCTTTTGTCGTCCACTCATTTTAAACTCTCCTTATACGCCTCGTTTATTACCCCAAACCAAAGTATGGAGCTGAGGTAATACTCGAGCATTGTTCATCGATGTTGCTGCAACGGCTTTGTCAATTAGCCATTCGTATCTAGTTAATAGATCTGATATTAATGCTTGATCGTTTGTTGTTGATGCGTCTGGGTTCCCGACTTGTAAATAAAACGGAATATCCGGATAACGCGTATGAACATCTTCTGCATATGCAAAATCGACATCATCAAAAACAACAACCTTTAAGCTTGCCTGCTCTTTTGTAAGATGCTTAAAAAAGACATCTAATTTCTCAAAGTCTGTTTCCATTCCTGAGCTAGGTGGTTTAGGGGAGATGGTTACATCAGTAATCTGTGTTAACCAATCCTGCCAGATCGTCCCTTGCGTTTCAATAGCTGTTTCCAGCCCTAGTTCAGTAAGTTGAGTAACAAGCTCACCAATACCTTTATGCAGAGCAGGGTTTCCCCCAGAAATCGTAACGTGAGAGAATTGCTCTCCCCCGATTTCTTTTAATTTCGAAATAATATCTTCTGCTGTCATTGATGTGCTTTTGCCTGTTCCATCCCACGTAAAGCTTGAATCACACCATGAACATTTATAATCACAGCCACCTGTTCGCACAAACATCGTTTTCTTGCCAATAACCATGCCTTCACCTTGAATGGTTGGTCCAAAAATCTCCATTACCGGTATCTTACGCATGGAAATCACCTTGCTTCGGTCGAAAAACAACATAGCTTGTTGGCGTTTCTCGTACAACTACTTGCAAACAAACCGGTTTATTCGCTAGTGTATTTAGTTCAGCTTGAACGGCCTGCCCTATCTGACGAGAAACCTCCTCCGTCGTAGGTGGGCGATGACTAAATTCTGAGTGCTGGTTTAATAATGTATGATCATAGCGTTTATGAACAATTTGTTTTAAACGTTTAAAATCCACTAAAAAACCTAGCTCGTCTAGCTCGTCCCCTGCAATAGTTATATTAATAAAATACGTATGACCATGCATGTTTTGGCAGTTTCCCGCTCTTTCGTCGTCAATATAATGAGCAGCCGCCAAATGCATATCCTTATTTAATTCAAATGAATACGAATGCGGCACCTGCGGATAAAATTGCTGTAGCATTACACTTGCCCCCCTTTCTTAGAAAGATAAGCATCTAAGCCATTCTTTCTGAGGATACAAGAAGGACACTCGCCACAACCATCACCGCGTACGCCATGATAACAAGTTAATGTTTTTTCACGAACAAAAGAAAGCGCGCCTAGTTCATCCGCTAGCTCCCATGTTTGTTCCTTATTCAGCCACATTAAAGGTGTATGGATAACAAATTGTTCATCCATCGCTAAATTTAGTGTGACATTTAATGATTTAATAAATACATCACGACAATCCGGATACCCGCTAAAGTCTGTTTCACAAACTCCGGTAATCAGATGTCGTGCACCCATTTCACGAGCATACACAGCTGCAAACGATAAGAATAAGTGATTACGCCCCGCAACAAAGGTTGACGGTAGCTCTCCTTCTTCCCCATCTTTCACATCGATGTCATCACGCGTTAAGGCATTTGCAGACAATTGATTAATGAGTGTCATATCTAATACATGCAAAGATACGCCTAACTCGTCCGCAATTTCTTTTGCACACTCAATTTCAGCCGAATGTCTTTGACCATAATCGAAGGTTACGGTATAGACTTCTTTAAATTCTTTTAATGCCCAAAATAAACATGTTGTACTGTCTTGTCCACCGCTAAACACCACAACGGCTTTTTCGTCTTTCATCATACACTCTTAACTCCTTTTTTAAGGAAAAAGAGCGTTCGTAACCCCAAACACAGGAAAAAAAACTGGTCCAGTTCAAAACAGAACACAGCTTACTGTTAGTTTTTTATAGAGGGAGTTTGCGAACCTCTTATACCTATTCAATCCGTTAGTCTTAGTGTAACATAACTGTTCGCAGTCAGCTATTCTTTTCACTTTGCGTAAAAGTTGGTAATATAGGAGAGAATAGAAATTCAGTTTGCTTAATTTGAGGAGGCTTTTTATGTCTTTTGTTGAACAAGTAGAAAAATATGCAGAGCTCGCTGTAAAAGTTGGAGTGAACATTCAACCAGGTCAAACACTGGTTATTCGCACACCCCTTTTTGCCGCAGAATTTGTTCGTGTAGTAGCTAAAAAAGCGTACGAAGCTGGAGCAGGTCATGTAGAAGTAGAATGGTCTGACGAAGAAATATCAAAGCTAAAGTATCACCTTGCACCTGACGAATCTTTTCATACATATCCAGAGTGGCGTGCAAAAGGGTTAGAAGAGGAAGCTGAAAAAGGTTCTGCCTTCTTAAGCATTACTGGATCTGATCCTGATTTACTAAAGGGTGTGGATCCTACTCGCATTGCCAATGCTAACAAAGCAGCTGGAGCCGCATTAAATGGATTTAGACGCTACATCACTTCTGACAAGGTTAGCTGGTCAATCGTTGCAGTGCCGTCTGTAGGTTGGGCTGAAACGGTTTTCCCTGAAGAAAAAGGGGAAAAAGCGGTTGAAAAGCTTTGGAATGCAATCTTCGCCGCAACAAGAATTGACCAAGCAAACCCTGTAGCAGCATGGAAAGAACACCTTGCTACATTGGATGAAAAGATGGACATCTTAAATCAACAGCATTTCCACGCACTTCATTACACAGCAGAAGGAACAGACTTAACAATTGAATTACCAGAAACACATCTATGGGTATCTGGAGGCAGTATTAGCAAAAGTGGCGTAGACTTTGTTGCAAACATGCCGACGGAAGAAGTCTTTACAGCTGCAAAGAAAACGGGTGTAAATGGCCATGTAACAAGCACTAAGCCATTAAGCTATGGTGGCTCACTGATTGAGAACTTCACTCTTACTTTTGAAGAAGGTAAAATTACTAAAGCCACGGCAGAAAAAGGTCAAGAAACATTAGAACGATTACTTGAGAATGATGAAAACTCTCGCTATATTGGTGAGGTTGCACTTGTTCCACACAAATCACCGATCTCTGATACAAACATCATCTTCTTTAATACACTATTCGATGAGAATGCATCAAACCACTTAGCGATTGGAAGTGCTTATGCCTTTAATATTGAAGGTGGTAAAGAAATGACAAATGAAGAGCTTGAAGCAAACGGAATCAATACAAGTCAAACCCATGTTGACTTCATGGTCGGTTCTGCTTCAATGGACATAGATGGTATTCAAAAAGATGGCAGCCGTGTTCCTGTATTCCGTAACGGAAACTGGGCGATCTAATCAAACAAAAAAAGCACCTATAGTAGGTGCTTTTTTTTTATGGCTCTAGTCTTTCTCCTCTTCTAAATTCTTGGAATCTCTTTGTTTCATGTACAACAACCCCAGATAAGAAGATCAAACCAATTAAGTTTGGAATAGCCATTAATGCATTAAAAATATCAGCAATGTTCCAAACAATCTCAAGATGAGAGACAGCTCCGACAAAGACGACTAGTACATAAATGGTACGATAGATGTACGCATTTCGATCGCCGAACAAGTAGCCAAAACACTTTTCTCCGTAGTAAGACCAGCCAAGAACGGTTGTGTAGGCAAAAAAGATAATACCTATTGTTACGATCAAACCGCCGTATCCCGGTAAGAAGGATTCAAATGCTGCTCCTGTTAAAATGTCTTGGTTTGTGTCTCCAAGACCAAACTGCATAATACTCATTACAATGACTAAACCAGTGATCGTACATACAATCATTGTATCTAAAAACGTTCCAGTCATGGATACTAATGCTTGACGACCAGGATAATCTGTTTTAGCAGCCGCTGCTGCAATCGGTGCAGATCCTAGTCCAGCCTCATTCGAGAATACCCCTCTGGCAACTCCATATCGAATCGCTGTACCAATCGCTCCACCCGCTACGGATTCCCCAGTAAAGGCAGCCTTAAAAATCATCGCAAACGCTTCAGGTACTAGATTAATATTTAAAAGAATAATAATTAAGCCGCCAACTATGTAAAAAATGGCCATAAACGGTACAATAACAGAAGCAAATTTACCTATACTTTTTATTCCACCAAGCAAGACTAAACCAGTTAGAACAGCAAGTGCCACTCCTGTAATCCAAGGTGTTATACCAAAATTGGAACTAAGAGCTCCAGCTACTGTATTAACCTGCGTCATATTACCGATCCCAAATGAAGCTAGAAAGCCAAATAATGCAAATAGTACAGCCAACCATTTCCAGCCTAAACCTTTTTCTATGTAATACATCGGACCACCGGATATCTCACCTTTTTCGTTGACTACCCGATATTTTACTGCAAGAATTGCTTCTGCATATTTCGTTGCCATTCCGAAGAAAGCTGCGGCCCACATCCAAAAGATTGCGCCAACCCCTCCGAGTAGGACGGCCGAAGCGACCCCAGCCATGTTACCAATCCCAAGTGTAGCTGCCATTGCAGTCATTAGTGATTGGAAATGAGAGATATCTCCCTCTTCTTCACTATTTTTATCTGATTTTGTAAAAACAAGCTTTAACGCATAAGGTAATTGAAAAACCTGTAAAAGTCCTAATCTCACCGTAAGGAGAACACCAGTTCCCACAATTAAAATAAGAGTGGCAGGACCCCAAACAATGTCACCTATTGCACCTACTAAATTACTGAACCAGTCCATCCAATTCTCCTCTCGTCACTAAACTGTAACATCTATAAGACTAAATTCTACGTATTTCGTACCTCCCCGTCAATCTATTTGTTAAATTATTCGACAAGAAACCTCAATCTCCTTTTAAAAATTGAGAAAAAATCAAATTTTTGGATAGAAATCTTAAAAAGAAACTTTATCTTTCATAAAAAAAGACTAGTGATTCTATTTAAGAATCACTAGTCTAGTTTGTGTTAATGAATAACCTTAAATGATTTTTCTGATTTCAATTCATTCAGTTGTTGTTGATGGACTTGATTAACTTTAGCAAATCGATTTCCTGTTTTGATCGATTTTAAGAAAGAATCAATTTGTTGTTCATCCCCTTCAACCTCAGCTTCAACCGAACCGTTTGATTTGTTCTTTACCCATCCAACTAGGTCATACTCAATTGCCTGCTGCTGAGTAAAGAAACGAAAACCCACGCCTTGAACCTTCCCTTCAATGTTTAAATGATATCGTTGAATCATATAGCACACTCCTCGTTCCTTTTGTATGTCCGCTTAGACATCTTTTTAAACATCTTTTTAAACATCTTTTTTCTTTAAAAGGTGAAGCGAATTTTCAATATTAACCTGCCCGATTGATCCTACATGTGAGGTTGAAGCCCCATCAATCAGTAGTCTTTTAATTATAGCAGGTGTGAGTTGATTATTGGCTTGTAGAAACAGGGCACAAACACCTGCACAATATGGAGTGGACATCGAGGTTCCAGACATTCTCGTGTAGTACTTTCCCACTCGATGTGCTTTTTGTGATCGATCAATAGAAGAGCCTGGCACTCTTAAAGATACAAGATCAACACCTGGTGCAAGTAAGTCAGGTTTTGGTTTTCCATATATCGTAGGGCCTCTACTTGAAAAGGATGCTGTATTTGATTCTTTCTGTTCGAAGTAATGAGTTGAGTCCATTGCACCTACCGTAATAATTTGTTCACTAACTCCTGGACTTGAGATAGTATAAGGATCGGGTCCACTATTACCTGCAGCTGTTACAACAGTCATTCCGGCTCTCCATGCTTCCTCTACAATCTTTACAATTGGATCATCAAGTTCTGTCTGATATTTTGTTGCATGAATACCTAGAGAAATCGATAGAATATGAATCGGTCTATTTGGATTTTCTCGGTTGTAGTTAATACACCATTCAATCCCTTGAATAATTGTTTCAATTGTTCCAGTTCCCTTATGATCGAGCACCTTCACTCCAATAATATTAGCCTCAGGAGCAACACCCCGATAATCCCCATAAGAGTGGTGTCCGTTACCAGCTGCGATACCTGCACAATGTGTACCATGACCATTGTCATCATAAGCTTCCGTTCGGTGATTAATGAAATCAACAAAGCCACTGATTCTACCTTTTAAGTCATCATGTTTAAATACTCCCGTGTCTACAATTGCTATGGTTACACCTTTACCTGTAAATGTGTGCTGTGGATGCTTATAGGACACACTTGACTTGGTATACACTTCACTTTTGGGAAGGGCTATAATTTTTCTATTTAAGTAAACTTTTTTAATAGTAGAGAAAACCGATAACAGTTCGTACAAACGATCTGGGGTAACATCAGCACTATAACAGAAAATACTAGAAAATCGATTTCGGACAGAACATTTGTTGTGAGCTGATAACAAATGGTCCATGACAATTACTTGAGATAAAAAGTTCGTTTTCTCGAATTCGATAATAACGGATAATTTCTGATGATGCCACATTGTTTTATCAATTGAAGAATGAACAAAACGTGGTGTGAGTCGTAAGGGTTTATAAAGCCTGAGTATTTTGTCTCGTAATGGTTTATCCAGTTTGTTTGAATAACACCTTACTAGTCTAACCAATGAATAATGAAACATAAAATCCCCCCATCCCTTTTCACCCCTCACTACAAGTTATGAACACTTGGAAGATTCGATCGGATGATTGTCCACATAAAAAGATAAAGGGCTTTTAAAAAAATAAAATGTAAGGGTTTTCAAAAACGGAACTATAGGGTATACTACAAATATCACAAAATAGACACAACTTAGACACGGAACGTTCATATATTAGCTATAACCAATTTGCTTAGGAGTTGATGACGATGGGTATCTTTTTCTTCTACATGTTTGTTGCTAGTGCTACTCCTTTATTTCTATGGCTTGAGTATCGCAAACTTGCTATTGCAAGTATTCCAGGAATCTTTGCATTGTGGATTCTCGGAGCGATCTATATAATCAATCCAACATGGTGGATTGAAGCTTGGTTTATCTTTACGTTTTCAGTTAACGTTGTATTAGCTCACTATGCTGCGATTGTGCTTTACGGGATGCCATTCATTAAAGCAAAACGTCTTGAGCGTCAGCCAAAACGACTTGTATAATTAAACAACAAAAAAGCCACTTAATCCAAAGATTAAGTGGCTTTTTCTTATTGATGCTGAGGTAAATGAATACCAAATTCTAATACAAAGTAAGAACCGATAACAATGACTACAGCAATAAAAATGGCGAAGATCGTATGACCTGCTTGTGTCACGCCATCTTTACCCTCACGAATATGCATGAACATAAACAATTGAACGCCAGCTTGAACAAAAGCAAACAGAAAGATCACAATGATTTTAGCAAGTGTAGATAAATCTGTATACAATGCAATCCATACTGCAAAAAGCGTTAATAGGATGGATCCAAGAAATCCAATAATATGCGACCAAGGAGTATGTGATTTATTTTGACTCATCTTACAATCCCCCCAGACCCATCAGGTAAACACCTGTGAAGATAAAGATCCAGATTACGTCAAGGAAATGCCAGTAAAGACTCGCAATAAAAACTTTTGACGTTGTACGTGGTGTTAACCCACGACGTTTTACCTGAATCAGAAGCAGTATAATCCAGCCGATACCAATGGATACGTGTAGTCCATGTGTCCCAAGTAAAACAAAGAATGCAGACCAGAATGCACTTGTTGATAATGTAGCTCCTTCATGAGCATAATGCCAGAACTCATAAATTTCAAAGCCAACAAATCCTAAACCAAGTACTAGCGTAATAGCCATCCAAGTAATTAACTGCTTTACTTTTCCTGCACGCATGGCGTGAATGGCAAGGCCACATGTAAAACTACTAGTCAAAAGAAGGAATGTCATAATCAAAACAAGCGGTAAGTCAAACAAATGATCAGCCGTTATTCCACCAGCTGTTCGATTCACTAGTACAAAGTATGTCGCAAACAGCGTCGAGAAAAGGGCGAACTCTGCTCCGATAAAAATCCAGAAGCCAAGAATATTATTCCGACCTTCAGCTGATTGGAATTCAAGCGGTTCATTGGCGTATTCTGCGTCTTGGGCATGTGCCATTTACTTCGCCTCCCTTGCACGTTTTTCAGTTTCTTCAATTTCCTCTACACTTACATAGTACCCATCGTTATAATCAAATGAACGGTAAGCCATGCAAGCGAAGATTCCAATTGCACCTACAATACCCATCCAGAACCATTCAAAGACAAGTCCAAATCCTGCGAGGAACATGAAACATCCCATAACGAATGGAACAGCTGTATTACTAGGCATGTGAATCTTTTCGTATTTGTCGATCTTATTAGGATCAATTCCTTTTTCTTTCATATCCCAGTAAGGATCCATTGCTGTAACTTCTGGAACCTTAGCAAAGTTATAATGTGGCGGAATCGCAGAAGAAGTTGCCCACTCCAATGTACGTCCACCCCATGCATCTCCTGTAGTCTCTCTTGGAGAGTAACGGAAGCTGTAGTAGATATTATAAACAAGGATAATAAAGGCAAGACCCATAATAAAGGCTCCGACCGTTGAAATAAAGTTCAGTGCAAACCAACCGTCTTCCACACCATAGATGTGAATACGACGAGGCATTCCATCTAGTCCTAAGAAATATTGTGGGAAGAAACAAATATTAAATCCAGCCACAAAGATCCAGAAGAACCATTTACCAATACGCTCGTTTAATTTATAACCAAACATCTTCGGATACCAATAAATGAACCCAGCGAAGCAGGCAAATACAGTAGCCGCGATTAGTACATAGTGAAAATGTGAAACTAGGAAATACGTATTGTGATATTGATAGTCAGCAGCAGCCATTGCAAGCATAACTCCTGTTACCCCACCAATAACAAAGTTCGGAATAAACGCAACTGACCAAAGCATAGGTGTCGAGAATGTAATCCGTCCTTTATGCATGGTAAGAAGCCAGTTAAAGATTTTAACCCCTGTTGGAATGGAGATCGCCATCGTTGTAATCGAGAAGAATGAGTTAACAACGGCGCCTGAGCCCATTGTAAAGAAGTGATGCACCCAAACAAGGAAACTTAATACTGAAATCGCAACGATAGAATAAACCATTGCGTTATATCCAAACAAACGCTTCTTAGAGAATGTTGTAATAATCTCTGAGAAGATACCAAACGCAGGCAATGCAACGATATATACTTCAGGGTGTCCCCAAATCCAGAATAGGTTGGCCCAAAGCATAGGCATACCACCGTTGGTTAAGTTAAAGAAATGTGTTCCGAATAGACGGTCAAACGTCATTTCGGCTAAAGCAATTGTTAATACCGGGAAGGCAAGAACAATAATCATTGAAGTGATTAATGTTGTCCACGTAAACATTGGCATCATCATAAGTTTCATGCCTTTGGCACGCATCTTAAAGATTGTAACCATCATGTTAATACCAGTTGCTAGTGTACCAATTCCTGAGATTTGCAGTCCTAGTAAGTAGTAGTTCTGTCCAGGACCAGGGTTCAGTTCATTTGAAGCGAGTGGCATGTAACTGGTCCAACCCGCAGATGGAGATCCACCAATGATAAAGGAGATATTGAATAATCCCATACCAATGACAAATGTCCAGAAGCTCAAGTTATTCAAGAACGGGAATGCAACGTCTCGTGCTCCAATTTGAAGTGGAATCACAACGTTCATTAAACCGATCAAGAAAGGCATCGCCATGAAAATAATCATGATCGTACCGTGTGTGGTAAAGATTTCATTGTAGTGCAGAGAATCTAAAAATGTCATGTTTGGTGCAGCTAATTGCGTACGCATCATTAATGCGTCAATTCCTCCACGGAAAAACATTAAGATCGCAATTAAGATATACATAATCCCTAATTTTTTGTGATCAACACTCGTAATCCACTCATCCCAAAGCCATTTCCACTTTTTAAAGTATGTGAGCACAAACACGGCTCCAATGGCAGAAATCAGGATGGAGATTTGGGCGCCTAAAATTAGCGGATCTCCAGTTATAATAAATTCATCCCATTTCAAAAGTAGCGTCCCCTTTCATTTGAAAGTACTTCACTTGCTATTCGTTAGCAGCTTGACTTTCAAACCCTTCTATCTCTCCAGAATCTGATTGTGTTAACGCAGGCATCTCATACGCTTTACCGGCACGAGAGTGTGGATTAAGTGGTTCATATCCCATACGCTCCCAAGCGTTAATTGCATATTCTGCATCAGTTGAATGATCCACCCAGTCCAAATGTGTTGAACTAAATGTCATTTCTGAAGAAGAACCTGGCACCATCAGTTTGTCATACTCTTCTTGAGTTAACTCAGGGGCATCTGATTGTGTTTCTTCCACCCAAGCATCAAAATCGCCTTGCTCTAATGCAACCACATCAAACTTTTGTTCAGAGAACCCTTCACCTGTGTAGTTTGCATTTCGTCCTGCATACGTTCCTACTTCATTTGCTTGTAAGTACAGTTGTGTTTCCATTCCGGCCATATTATATTTTTGACCACCTAACTGTGGAATCCATAATGCTGCCATGGAATCAGCAGATGTCAATTTAAATAAGATTGGACGGTCAGTAGGGATGTTCAAGTAATTAACTGTTTCAATCCCTACCTCTGGATAACTAAAAATCCATTTCCAGTTTACACTTGTGGCATGTACGACAACGGGTTCTTTATGAGCTGTCGCAGCAGGAGCTTCCTCAAGCTCGAAGATTGTCATGATTGTCGGTACAGAAAGAATAATAACGATAATGACAGGTATGATCGTCCAAATAATTTCTAACTTGTGACTTCCTTCAATCTCGGGTTGATAACCCTTATGATCTTCTCGTTCTCTATATTTGACTAGTATAACTGTTAGTAGAATAAAGACTACAAGAACAATTAATAGCATGAATCCAATAGAGAACCAAATGAGCCAAGCTTGCGATTCTGCAACTGGGCCTTTTGGATCCAGCACTGTCATATTTCCACATCCGCTCAAAAATAGGCTCAACGCAAGAAACGCTAGCCACTTTAGAGACTTACCATTTTTCAGCAAAGGTATCACCCTTCTTCCTAAGACGTAATTGCATTAACTTTTGTGAACCCTTGAACATACCTTTCATTGCTTTTATCCTACCATAAATCATGACACGTAAGGGTAGCATTTACACAAACTCTCACAAAAATATCACAAATTTTGTGGTGTGTTTTACTGACTTTGCCACATAATTGGAAATAAATGACTCATAATAAAACACTACCCGAAATTCACCATAATTATGTAATGAGTCAGAAAGTAAATATGCAAAAGACTTTATGATTGTGACATATTTCGAGTGAAAAGTACAATTTTTTATCCTTAAAAAGCCTTATCTTATTTCCCTACATTAAAAGGGAACATCGATAAGGCCTGTTTACTAATTAAATAACTTCCAATCGTGTATGCTTCAAGTTCATCTCGAAGCGAGGATGTTAAATTTCCTTGATTAAAGTAAGTGAGCTGATATGGCTTATTCACTCTCTCGTCGGCAAATGCTTCATTTAGAAATGCCGCCGTATCATTTAAGGCGTAGTTACCACTTTGCATCACCTCAAAGAAAGAAACAAATCCATGCATCGTGCCATTGTACCGAGTGGCTTCTACCGGTACTCCAGCAGCCGCCAACTTATTTGCATACGCCTCACCCTCATCACGTAATGGGTCAAATTCCGCCGTAATAATAAATGTCTGAGGCATGTTGCTTACATCCGCTTCAAGTGGTGAGCTGTATGGCGACGTCCACATTTCTTCATCTGGTGTATAGGTTGATCTTGCAAGTTCCATCACATTTCTTGATAGCAGATAATAAC comes from the Alkalihalobacillus sp. FSL W8-0930 genome and includes:
- the queD gene encoding 6-carboxytetrahydropterin synthase QueD, with protein sequence MLQQFYPQVPHSYSFELNKDMHLAAAHYIDDERAGNCQNMHGHTYFINITIAGDELDELGFLVDFKRLKQIVHKRYDHTLLNQHSEFSHRPPTTEEVSRQIGQAVQAELNTLANKPVCLQVVVRETPTSYVVFRPKQGDFHA
- the qoxC gene encoding cytochrome aa3 quinol oxidase subunit III — translated: MAHAQDAEYANEPLEFQSAEGRNNILGFWIFIGAEFALFSTLFATYFVLVNRTAGGITADHLFDLPLVLIMTFLLLTSSFTCGLAIHAMRAGKVKQLITWMAITLVLGLGFVGFEIYEFWHYAHEGATLSTSAFWSAFFVLLGTHGLHVSIGIGWIILLLIQVKRRGLTPRTTSKVFIASLYWHFLDVIWIFIFTGVYLMGLGGL
- the queE gene encoding 7-carboxy-7-deazaguanine synthase QueE — encoded protein: MRKIPVMEIFGPTIQGEGMVIGKKTMFVRTGGCDYKCSWCDSSFTWDGTGKSTSMTAEDIISKLKEIGGEQFSHVTISGGNPALHKGIGELVTQLTELGLETAIETQGTIWQDWLTQITDVTISPKPPSSGMETDFEKLDVFFKHLTKEQASLKVVVFDDVDFAYAEDVHTRYPDIPFYLQVGNPDASTTNDQALISDLLTRYEWLIDKAVAATSMNNARVLPQLHTLVWGNKRGV
- a CDS encoding S8 family peptidase, producing the protein MFHYSLVRLVRCYSNKLDKPLRDKILRLYKPLRLTPRFVHSSIDKTMWHHQKLSVIIEFEKTNFLSQVIVMDHLLSAHNKCSVRNRFSSIFCYSADVTPDRLYELLSVFSTIKKVYLNRKIIALPKSEVYTKSSVSYKHPQHTFTGKGVTIAIVDTGVFKHDDLKGRISGFVDFINHRTEAYDDNGHGTHCAGIAAGNGHHSYGDYRGVAPEANIIGVKVLDHKGTGTIETIIQGIEWCINYNRENPNRPIHILSISLGIHATKYQTELDDPIVKIVEEAWRAGMTVVTAAGNSGPDPYTISSPGVSEQIITVGAMDSTHYFEQKESNTASFSSRGPTIYGKPKPDLLAPGVDLVSLRVPGSSIDRSQKAHRVGKYYTRMSGTSMSTPYCAGVCALFLQANNQLTPAIIKRLLIDGASTSHVGSIGQVNIENSLHLLKKKDV
- a CDS encoding sodium:alanine symporter family protein translates to MDWFSNLVGAIGDIVWGPATLILIVGTGVLLTVRLGLLQVFQLPYALKLVFTKSDKNSEEEGDISHFQSLMTAMAATLGIGNMAGVASAVLLGGVGAIFWMWAAAFFGMATKYAEAILAVKYRVVNEKGEISGGPMYYIEKGLGWKWLAVLFALFGFLASFGIGNMTQVNTVAGALSSNFGITPWITGVALAVLTGLVLLGGIKSIGKFASVIVPFMAIFYIVGGLIIILLNINLVPEAFAMIFKAAFTGESVAGGAIGTAIRYGVARGVFSNEAGLGSAPIAAAAAKTDYPGRQALVSMTGTFLDTMIVCTITGLVIVMSIMQFGLGDTNQDILTGAAFESFLPGYGGLIVTIGIIFFAYTTVLGWSYYGEKCFGYLFGDRNAYIYRTIYVLVVFVGAVSHLEIVWNIADIFNALMAIPNLIGLIFLSGVVVHETKRFQEFRRGERLEP
- a CDS encoding aminopeptidase; protein product: MSFVEQVEKYAELAVKVGVNIQPGQTLVIRTPLFAAEFVRVVAKKAYEAGAGHVEVEWSDEEISKLKYHLAPDESFHTYPEWRAKGLEEEAEKGSAFLSITGSDPDLLKGVDPTRIANANKAAGAALNGFRRYITSDKVSWSIVAVPSVGWAETVFPEEKGEKAVEKLWNAIFAATRIDQANPVAAWKEHLATLDEKMDILNQQHFHALHYTAEGTDLTIELPETHLWVSGGSISKSGVDFVANMPTEEVFTAAKKTGVNGHVTSTKPLSYGGSLIENFTLTFEEGKITKATAEKGQETLERLLENDENSRYIGEVALVPHKSPISDTNIIFFNTLFDENASNHLAIGSAYAFNIEGGKEMTNEELEANGINTSQTHVDFMVGSASMDIDGIQKDGSRVPVFRNGNWAI
- a CDS encoding spore morphogenesis/germination protein YwcE; its protein translation is MGIFFFYMFVASATPLFLWLEYRKLAIASIPGIFALWILGAIYIINPTWWIEAWFIFTFSVNVVLAHYAAIVLYGMPFIKAKRLERQPKRLV
- the queF gene encoding preQ(1) synthase; the protein is MSGRQKEELEGVTLLGNQGTKYEVEYNPGILEVFENQHPNRDYFVKFNCPEFTSLCPITGQPDFAAIYISYVPDVKMVESKSLKLYLFSFRNHGDFHEDCMNKIMNDLIELMDPRYIEVWGKFTPRGGISIDPYCNYGKPGTKFEEMANYRMMNHDLYPETITNR
- a CDS encoding acylphosphatase, whose amino-acid sequence is MIQRYHLNIEGKVQGVGFRFFTQQQAIEYDLVGWVKNKSNGSVEAEVEGDEQQIDSFLKSIKTGNRFAKVNQVHQQQLNELKSEKSFKVIH
- the qoxD gene encoding cytochrome aa3 quinol oxidase subunit IV, which translates into the protein MSQNKSHTPWSHIIGFLGSILLTLFAVWIALYTDLSTLAKIIVIFLFAFVQAGVQLFMFMHIREGKDGVTQAGHTIFAIFIAVVIVIGSYFVLEFGIHLPQHQ
- the queC gene encoding 7-cyano-7-deazaguanine synthase QueC → MKDEKAVVVFSGGQDSTTCLFWALKEFKEVYTVTFDYGQRHSAEIECAKEIADELGVSLHVLDMTLINQLSANALTRDDIDVKDGEEGELPSTFVAGRNHLFLSFAAVYAREMGARHLITGVCETDFSGYPDCRDVFIKSLNVTLNLAMDEQFVIHTPLMWLNKEQTWELADELGALSFVREKTLTCYHGVRGDGCGECPSCILRKNGLDAYLSKKGGQV